A section of the Candidatus Omnitrophota bacterium genome encodes:
- a CDS encoding response regulator: MNHKILVVDDESDVREVISQYFDRRGYDVDTASNGQEALSRILVERPELILLDIRMPEMDGIECLRRIKKLDKEMTVIMVTCVDEIDTAKKALRLGATDYITKPLGFSALETAISTYLFLKSVN; this comes from the coding sequence ATGAATCACAAGATTTTAGTAGTAGATGATGAGTCTGATGTACGCGAGGTAATTAGCCAATATTTTGATAGGAGAGGCTATGATGTAGATACTGCAAGCAATGGACAGGAGGCCCTGTCTAGAATATTGGTTGAGAGACCAGAATTAATATTGTTAGACATTAGGATGCCTGAAATGGATGGGATTGAGTGTCTGCGTAGAATAAAGAAACTTGATAAAGAAATGACGGTTATTATGGTTACCTGCGTGGATGAAATAGATACAGCTAAGAAAGCGCTTAGATTAGGTGCTACAGACTACATAACGAAACCCCTTGGCTTTAGTGCCTTAGAGACAGCTATTTCAACGTACCTTTTCCTTAAGAGCGTTAATTAA
- a CDS encoding response regulator → MVKVLVVDDELDFCNSLEEVLSREGYRVIIATSGREALEKVKTERPQLILLDIRMPEMDGIQTLERIRQIDKQVVITMVTIVKDTKVEQRTLKLGAVNYITKPIDLDLLKRSIHGWATKVEVQQLEEVDIIALDYDEKKFRTILDQFRKKGYNIKSIENKSSELDLAEGPFDLLILRADLLGEDTIRVLAKYKQAYPGLPVMIAVEPESVKELIDRIKRYGSCKYLPPSFDANGLIMVIYRMVSKAKEKKEIREEKKPSDYILIVDDEPDVCEYTGKFLANEGYKVSSVTDSKAVLEQVEALKPFIVLLDIVMPDVDGLELLKKIKKISPQTQVIIITGLKDESVCRESIELGACDYIVKPFSLDQLKVTVLINSIKSHLN, encoded by the coding sequence ATGGTAAAAGTACTGGTAGTAGATGATGAATTGGATTTCTGTAATTCCCTGGAGGAAGTTCTTTCTAGAGAAGGCTATCGGGTAATAATCGCCACTTCAGGAAGAGAGGCCTTAGAAAAGGTAAAAACAGAAAGGCCGCAACTGATCCTGCTGGACATTAGGATGCCTGAAATGGATGGGATTCAGACTTTAGAGAGGATAAGGCAGATTGATAAACAGGTAGTTATTACAATGGTCACAATAGTAAAAGATACCAAAGTTGAACAGCGGACTTTAAAGTTAGGAGCAGTTAATTATATTACCAAGCCAATCGATTTAGACTTACTCAAAAGAAGCATCCATGGGTGGGCAACAAAGGTAGAGGTCCAACAGCTTGAGGAGGTTGATATTATAGCTTTGGATTACGATGAAAAAAAATTTAGGACAATCTTAGATCAATTTAGGAAAAAGGGCTATAATATAAAGAGTATTGAAAATAAAAGCAGTGAACTTGATTTAGCAGAGGGTCCTTTTGACCTTTTAATTCTTAGGGCAGATTTATTAGGCGAGGATACAATACGGGTGCTGGCAAAATATAAACAAGCATATCCGGGACTACCTGTTATGATAGCAGTAGAGCCAGAATCAGTAAAGGAATTAATAGATAGAATTAAAAGATATGGCTCCTGTAAATATTTACCACCCTCCTTTGATGCAAACGGCCTTATTATGGTAATATATAGGATGGTATCCAAGGCTAAAGAAAAAAAGGAGATTAGAGAAGAAAAAAAGCCCAGCGATTACATTCTTATAGTGGATGATGAACCTGACGTATGTGAATATACGGGTAAGTTTCTAGCTAACGAAGGATATAAGGTGTCTTCAGTAACTGATTCCAAGGCTGTGTTAGAGCAGGTTGAAGCATTAAAGCCCTTTATCGTACTTCTAGATATTGTTATGCCAGATGTAGATGGTCTTGAACTCTTAAAAAAGATAAAGAAAATTAGTCCACAGACTCAGGTTATAATTATAACAGGCCTAAAAGATGAATCTGTTTGCAGAGAATCTATAGAGTTAGGTGCTTGTGATTATATAGTGAAGCCATTTTCCCTGGATCAACTCAAAGTCACAGTACTAATCAACAGCATCAAATCACATCTAAACTAG
- a CDS encoding VanZ family protein: MYQRTRIILDWTIAISVYSLLLLIIPFSNKLLVSLNADTVDVILNMIINLLIAAVFICLLIYLIARGKESAASSYIWLGVFFIVSMFFLMNVKVTTDRLHFLGYGILSLFVYRALRHNIGTQILYGWSSLFIMFFAVLDEMLQISGLGGRGFEIKDVGIDWLSGLTGQFLIALVVRPKLEAVNIKIRRYVEELKKIKTYKDARMPKAQRCNLKKIAKQICFAFKRNTGHNGGHVHFKYKGKQDHLVLICHNRKLEQIVVKNKNCKKGEYVEWNQSEFSDLLPKIAFLKLLPSIDNIIIDHTSFQKSWPCFDEFQSWLNTIPAC, encoded by the coding sequence ATGTACCAAAGGACCAGGATAATCCTTGATTGGACAATTGCAATATCTGTTTATTCCCTCTTATTATTAATCATACCTTTTTCTAACAAACTTCTTGTTAGTCTAAATGCAGATACAGTTGATGTTATTTTAAATATGATAATAAACTTATTAATCGCAGCAGTATTTATCTGTTTATTAATTTATTTAATCGCAAGAGGTAAAGAATCTGCCGCCTCTTCATATATATGGCTGGGAGTTTTTTTCATCGTAAGCATGTTCTTTTTAATGAATGTAAAAGTCACTACAGATAGATTACATTTCTTAGGATATGGTATATTGAGTTTATTTGTTTATCGGGCCCTAAGACATAATATTGGTACACAAATTCTCTACGGATGGTCGAGTCTTTTTATAATGTTTTTTGCTGTTTTGGATGAGATGCTTCAGATATCTGGTTTAGGTGGACGTGGCTTCGAGATCAAGGATGTTGGTATAGATTGGCTAAGTGGTCTAACAGGACAATTTTTAATCGCTCTGGTCGTTAGGCCAAAATTGGAGGCAGTAAATATAAAGATACGTAGATATGTTGAGGAGTTGAAAAAGATAAAGACTTATAAGGATGCACGCATGCCAAAAGCCCAAAGATGCAATCTCAAAAAAATCGCAAAGCAGATTTGTTTTGCTTTTAAAAGAAATACAGGTCATAATGGCGGTCATGTGCACTTCAAGTATAAAGGAAAACAGGATCATTTAGTTTTGATTTGTCACAATCGGAAATTAGAGCAGATTGTTGTCAAGAATAAGAATTGTAAAAAAGGAGAATATGTTGAATGGAATCAATCTGAATTTTCTGATCTTTTACCCAAGATAGCCTTTTTAAAATTGCTCCCTTCGATAGATAATATCATAATAGACCATACATCCTTCCAGAAGAGTTGGCCTTGTTTTGATGAATTTCAAAGCTGGCTGAATACCATCCCTGCTTGTTGA
- a CDS encoding SemiSWEET transporter, with the protein MKSFIIGLIAGSLCTISFLPQVIRIFKTKRTKDLSLITFSVFSLGVLLWLIYGILIGELPIILANTATLALALLIVIMKIKYK; encoded by the coding sequence ATGAAAAGTTTTATAATTGGATTAATAGCAGGAAGTTTGTGTACAATCTCTTTTCTTCCGCAAGTAATAAGGATTTTTAAGACAAAACGCACAAAGGACCTCTCTTTAATTACATTTTCTGTATTTTCTTTAGGCGTATTACTTTGGTTAATCTACGGGATATTGATAGGAGAGTTGCCGATTATTCTGGCTAATACCGCAACCTTGGCTTTGGCGCTTTTGATTGTGATAATGAAAATTAAGTATAAGTGA
- a CDS encoding GYD domain-containing protein → MAIYFMFGKYSREAIQGISANRTKEATGVIEKLGGKLKSTYALLGEHDLVLIVDFPGLQDAMKASLALTRLTNVAFSTSPAITVEDFDKMIAQA, encoded by the coding sequence ATGGCGATTTATTTTATGTTTGGTAAATATTCACGAGAGGCAATACAAGGAATAAGCGCTAATCGGACAAAGGAAGCTACGGGCGTCATTGAAAAACTTGGCGGCAAGTTAAAATCAACGTATGCCCTTTTAGGGGAGCATGATTTGGTTCTTATAGTAGATTTTCCTGGTTTACAAGATGCGATGAAGGCGTCCTTGGCTCTGACTAGGTTAACAAATGTTGCGTTCTCTACATCACCAGCAATAACAGTAGAAGATTTCGATAAGATGATTGCTCAGGCCTAA
- a CDS encoding peptidylprolyl isomerase, with amino-acid sequence MKKILVMLSLVIFIGIACGYNSAQDNDVVILETNQGIIKIRLYPKIAPKACENFTELVKQGYYDGIIFHRVIKNFMIQAGDPTGTGRGGQSIWGMPFEDEVTTGVKFNKPGLVAMANAGPDTNGSQFFITTVSTPWLNMRHTIFGEVISGYDVVGKIENTATGPLDRPLVEQKIIKAHF; translated from the coding sequence ATGAAAAAAATTTTAGTTATGTTATCTTTAGTTATTTTTATTGGTATTGCCTGTGGCTACAATTCTGCCCAAGACAATGATGTTGTAATATTGGAAACAAATCAGGGGATTATAAAAATTAGATTGTATCCTAAGATAGCTCCCAAGGCCTGTGAGAATTTCACAGAATTGGTTAAACAGGGCTATTATGATGGGATAATTTTTCATAGGGTAATAAAAAATTTTATGATTCAGGCAGGCGACCCAACAGGAACAGGAAGAGGAGGTCAGTCAATCTGGGGCATGCCTTTTGAAGACGAGGTTACTACTGGTGTCAAATTCAATAAGCCAGGATTAGTTGCAATGGCAAATGCCGGTCCCGATACAAATGGCAGCCAGTTTTTTATTACAACAGTCTCTACGCCCTGGCTTAATATGCGCCATACAATATTCGGTGAGGTTATTTCAGGCTACGATGTAGTCGGAAAAATCGAGAATACAGCTACGGGGCCTCTAGATAGGCCACTTGTTGAACAGAAGATTATAAAGGCACACTTTTAA
- a CDS encoding GNAT family N-acetyltransferase yields MDDIIIQRAKEEDAPYIEEKLKKYLLDSENASREQFFVAKNNNKTVAFARIKDYGEYFELASLGVDYCHRKKGIGTKMVLFLIEEAKRRNPQKPIYGVTHRPNFVERVGFKEIPKGPEALEYKRHHRTVLGPKKNKIMLFKA; encoded by the coding sequence ATGGACGATATAATCATACAGAGAGCCAAGGAAGAAGATGCCCCCTACATTGAAGAGAAGCTGAAAAAATATCTTCTTGATTCTGAGAATGCCAGTCGGGAACAGTTTTTTGTTGCAAAGAATAATAACAAGACAGTGGCGTTTGCCAGGATAAAAGATTATGGAGAATATTTCGAACTTGCTTCCTTGGGAGTGGATTATTGCCATCGGAAAAAAGGCATTGGCACGAAGATGGTTTTGTTTCTTATTGAAGAGGCAAAGAGACGTAATCCGCAAAAGCCTATATACGGCGTGACCCATAGGCCCAATTTTGTAGAAAGAGTTGGTTTTAAGGAAATCCCGAAAGGCCCTGAGGCATTAGAATACAAGCGACACCACAGAACAGTCCTTGGTCCTAAGAAGAATAAGATTATGCTATTTAAGGCATAA
- a CDS encoding MFS transporter, protein MRISSDKTRRGFLILSWALYDLANQFFVLNIISLYFVRWLVLEKGVPEILYSISFGISIFFVALLAPFLGFISDLTRRYKGFLTCFTLLSVIFTIFLSLSESILLALIFFAIANFGCQIAVVFYNALMVDIAPKERLGLISGLGRMFAYLGAVLSLYFVKPLVLEYGYKSAFLPAALFFLIFSLPCIILIKDKYSKQAIGLIQFFKRDSISKAFKTIRTSFSQTYKIPGASDFLKSAFFGLAAINVIILFMSVYASQVFRLNESQMINLVAFGAFFAIIGSIISGAISDYIGYRRCLISVFILWIFCFLAGAIAKSPGFFFFVGAAVGLAMGATSVVARALAISLVPKDRIGAVFGLFNFVGYISSILGALFWGLMLLLLSPLGEIGYRLALFSLNIFIFLGIFFILRIPKTRKNIG, encoded by the coding sequence ATGAGGATTAGTTCGGATAAAACAAGAAGAGGATTCCTGATTCTCTCCTGGGCGCTTTATGATCTAGCTAACCAGTTCTTTGTCCTGAATATAATATCTCTTTATTTTGTGCGCTGGCTTGTTTTGGAGAAAGGAGTACCGGAGATTCTCTATAGCATTTCTTTTGGGATTTCAATATTTTTCGTAGCTCTCTTGGCACCATTTCTGGGATTTATTTCAGACCTCACCCGAAGATACAAAGGTTTTCTCACATGTTTTACGCTGCTTTCTGTAATCTTTACGATTTTTTTAAGTCTTAGCGAAAGTATTCTCTTAGCACTTATATTTTTTGCCATAGCCAATTTTGGCTGTCAGATTGCTGTTGTCTTCTATAATGCCCTTATGGTTGATATTGCACCTAAGGAAAGACTGGGATTAATTTCAGGCTTAGGCAGAATGTTTGCATATTTGGGAGCTGTGTTATCACTATATTTTGTAAAGCCTTTAGTCTTAGAATATGGATACAAGTCAGCATTTCTTCCTGCCGCTTTATTTTTCCTGATATTCTCCCTACCTTGTATTATTCTCATAAAGGATAAATATTCAAAGCAGGCAATAGGTCTAATTCAGTTTTTCAAGAGGGATAGTATAAGTAAGGCATTTAAAACCATACGCACATCATTTTCGCAAACTTACAAGATACCCGGCGCCTCGGATTTTCTAAAATCAGCCTTTTTTGGCTTGGCTGCTATAAATGTAATAATCCTTTTTATGTCCGTATATGCCAGTCAGGTATTTAGATTAAACGAATCCCAGATGATTAACCTTGTTGCCTTTGGGGCATTTTTTGCAATAATCGGCAGCATTATTTCAGGCGCAATCAGTGATTATATAGGCTATAGGAGATGTTTGATTTCCGTATTTATTCTCTGGATATTTTGTTTTTTAGCTGGCGCGATAGCGAAAAGCCCTGGTTTCTTTTTCTTCGTTGGTGCGGCAGTAGGATTAGCCATGGGCGCAACCAGTGTTGTGGCTCGCGCCTTAGCTATTAGTTTAGTGCCTAAGGATAGAATTGGAGCGGTTTTTGGTTTGTTTAATTTTGTAGGATATATTTCAAGTATTTTGGGAGCCTTATTCTGGGGTCTTATGCTTTTATTACTTTCTCCCTTGGGAGAGATAGGTTATCGTCTGGCTTTATTCAGCCTAAATATATTCATATTTTTAGGCATATTTTTCATTTTACGCATTCCTAAAACGAGAAAGAATATAGGATAG
- a CDS encoding radical SAM protein, producing the protein MKKRLKYIYGPVSSWRLGSSLGIDPVSGKVKICTFDCIYCQLGKTKIFSDRRRIFVPTQRLLREIKMLPALEADYITFSGTAEPTLAKNLGQMIKVIRGKRRERIAVLTNASLIYRQDVQRDLLLADFVAVKIDANSQDLFLRVNKPMKKIKFPTIIKAIGDFRDKFKGELGLQIMFVKENKRYAKEIAQIAAQIRPDEIQINTPLRPSQAAALSKKELKTIEDTFLKTCAKNTRIVSVYKAKNKKVIPINKCDTLRRRPKLH; encoded by the coding sequence ATGAAGAAAAGACTTAAGTATATCTATGGTCCGGTTTCATCCTGGAGATTGGGAAGCTCTCTAGGCATAGATCCTGTATCAGGCAAAGTAAAAATCTGCACATTTGATTGTATTTACTGTCAGCTGGGCAAGACCAAGATATTTAGCGATAGAAGAAGGATTTTTGTGCCTACGCAAAGACTCTTGCGAGAAATTAAAATGCTACCAGCTTTGGAAGCAGACTATATTACATTTTCTGGAACTGCTGAACCTACTCTTGCTAAGAATTTGGGCCAGATGATAAAGGTAATAAGGGGAAAAAGGCGTGAAAGAATCGCCGTCTTGACCAATGCCTCATTAATCTATAGGCAAGACGTCCAAAGAGACTTACTCTTAGCTGATTTTGTTGCAGTAAAAATTGATGCCAATTCACAGGATTTATTCCTCAGAGTAAATAAACCCATGAAAAAGATAAAATTTCCTACTATAATAAAGGCAATAGGGGACTTTAGAGATAAATTCAAAGGTGAATTGGGATTGCAGATTATGTTTGTTAAGGAAAACAAAAGATATGCAAAGGAAATAGCCCAGATAGCAGCCCAGATTAGGCCGGATGAAATTCAGATTAATACGCCTTTAAGGCCTTCCCAGGCTGCGGCCTTGTCAAAGAAGGAATTAAAAACAATAGAAGACACATTTTTAAAAACATGCGCCAAGAATACAAGGATTGTCAGTGTTTATAAGGCTAAAAATAAAAAAGTGATTCCGATAAATAAATGTGATACACTGAGACGAAGACCAAAGTTGCATTAG
- a CDS encoding AsmA family protein encodes MKKIAILILIFAILISALILAKNLIAKGAITAAVKAVTGLRLTIDSFNVGILKSNINIEGLMLYNPEGFQDKIMVNMPQIYVDYDLGDFLKGKVHLEELKIHLEELIVIKNSNGELNLNSLKVVQERKREKEAASEEKKAKEVQLQIDSLKLKIGKVIYKDYSSPPRVHLREYKVNINEKYTNITDMRTAASLIIVRALMNTAIASLTDFDVGLLKDSVGDVLRSASKVAIDAAGKVVDVGRKAKDTTSEAIGKTADRIKDIFPFGR; translated from the coding sequence ATGAAGAAGATAGCTATCTTAATTTTAATTTTTGCAATTTTAATCTCTGCATTAATATTAGCAAAAAATTTGATAGCAAAAGGAGCCATAACTGCTGCGGTTAAGGCCGTAACAGGCCTTCGTTTAACTATTGATAGCTTCAATGTTGGAATACTTAAGAGCAATATCAACATTGAGGGCTTGATGCTGTATAACCCAGAAGGCTTCCAAGATAAGATAATGGTTAATATGCCACAGATTTACGTTGATTATGATCTGGGTGATTTTTTAAAAGGCAAGGTTCATTTAGAGGAGCTAAAGATACATTTAGAGGAATTGATAGTTATCAAGAACAGTAATGGCGAGCTTAATCTTAATAGCTTAAAGGTTGTCCAAGAAAGAAAGAGAGAAAAAGAGGCTGCATCAGAAGAAAAGAAAGCAAAGGAAGTCCAATTACAGATAGATTCCCTCAAACTAAAAATTGGCAAGGTTATTTATAAAGATTATTCAAGCCCACCCCGTGTGCACCTGAGAGAATATAAGGTAAATATAAATGAGAAATACACAAATATTACAGACATGCGTACGGCCGCGAGTTTAATTATTGTCAGGGCCCTCATGAATACTGCTATTGCCAGCTTAACGGATTTTGATGTGGGATTGTTGAAGGATAGCGTGGGGGACGTTTTAAGATCAGCAAGTAAAGTTGCTATAGACGCTGCAGGTAAGGTTGTTGATGTTGGTAGAAAAGCTAAAGATACTACTAGTGAAGCTATAGGCAAAACCGCAGATAGAATAAAGGATATATTTCCCTTTGGAAGGTAA
- a CDS encoding 4-hydroxy-3-methylbut-2-enyl diphosphate reductase, protein MKITIAKSAGFCFGVKRALQISLKTATSKKNAYMLGDIVHNEDVVSRIRKAGIKKIKKIGRGNAKTLLIRAHGAPLDTIKKAKRCGYRIVDATCPMVKEIHRIAARMERLGYKIIIIGDKKHDEVQGIMGQLKGKAIVIHDLKTIPINIISKIKKAAVVVQSTQNLDKVSKIVDVLNKTVEKTEFFNTICRPTRIKQQEIKKLPLKNEVIIIIGSKTSANTKRLYEIAKNLNTRSYWVQSKRDLKPSWFKDIRNVGVTAGASTPDSTTKEVVERIKEIA, encoded by the coding sequence ATGAAAATAACTATAGCTAAATCTGCTGGTTTTTGTTTTGGGGTCAAGCGCGCATTGCAGATCTCCCTTAAAACCGCAACTTCTAAAAAAAACGCCTACATGCTGGGTGATATCGTGCACAACGAAGATGTCGTAAGCCGGATTCGTAAGGCAGGCATAAAAAAGATTAAAAAAATAGGCAGGGGTAATGCTAAAACACTTCTAATCCGGGCCCATGGAGCTCCTCTAGACACCATCAAAAAGGCTAAAAGATGTGGATATAGAATTGTAGATGCAACTTGCCCGATGGTCAAAGAGATTCACAGGATTGCGGCAAGGATGGAACGCCTTGGCTACAAAATCATAATCATCGGAGATAAGAAACACGACGAAGTGCAGGGTATTATGGGTCAACTAAAAGGCAAGGCAATAGTTATCCATGATCTTAAAACTATTCCAATCAATATAATCAGCAAGATAAAAAAGGCTGCGGTTGTAGTGCAATCCACTCAAAATCTAGATAAGGTATCAAAAATTGTAGATGTCTTAAATAAGACTGTAGAAAAGACAGAATTTTTTAATACGATTTGTAGGCCAACGAGAATAAAACAGCAGGAGATTAAAAAACTACCTCTTAAAAATGAGGTCATAATTATCATCGGCTCAAAAACCAGCGCCAACACAAAAAGGCTCTATGAAATAGCAAAAAATCTTAATACAAGAAGCTACTGGGTGCAATCAAAACGAGACTTGAAGCCAAGCTGGTTTAAGGATATTAGGAATGTAGGAGTGACTGCTGGGGCATCAACACCGGATTCAACTACCAAGGAAGTAGTCGAGAGGATAAAAGAAATAGCCTAG
- a CDS encoding polyprenyl synthetase family protein has translation MDFLYVNINTMLNKWRKDIDKNLASFLKEVNANYKLRLISNTFFNGIKYFLQGKGKRIRPLLFLISYHGYTKKRKFSYKNLLRCCLSFELLHDFMLVHDDVIDKSALRRGKPTLHKFFNAKLKTHSESDIGQNLGIVVGDFIFTLSIDAFLSIEEDSKRKYLALRKFLEAAASTSIGEFIDVIDGWKKPASINEKRVFLNYTLKTAKYTFESPLLTAAILSGAGKKELARISKMAILFGQAFQIQDDMLGVLATSREIGKPILCDLAESKKTLLVCETFKNLNRNDRSIFKDLLEKKTKNYKDLKKFRSLLKKSRADTYCQNKINSLLRQAYSILSKLKMKKKFKVLLRKYLGSLFLRN, from the coding sequence ATGGATTTCCTTTATGTTAACATTAATACCATGTTAAACAAATGGAGAAAAGATATTGATAAGAACCTTGCCTCTTTCCTTAAGGAAGTTAATGCTAACTATAAACTTCGCCTGATTTCAAATACCTTCTTTAACGGCATAAAATATTTTCTGCAGGGCAAAGGAAAACGAATTCGACCCCTTCTGTTTCTTATCAGCTATCATGGATATACAAAAAAGAGGAAATTCTCCTATAAGAATCTCCTACGCTGTTGCCTATCTTTTGAGCTGCTACATGATTTTATGCTTGTGCATGATGATGTTATAGATAAGTCGGCTTTACGCCGCGGCAAGCCAACATTACACAAGTTCTTCAACGCGAAATTAAAGACTCATTCTGAAAGTGACATTGGCCAGAATCTAGGCATTGTTGTCGGAGATTTTATATTTACCTTAAGCATTGATGCATTCCTTTCAATAGAAGAAGATTCAAAGAGAAAATATTTAGCGCTAAGGAAATTCCTAGAGGCTGCTGCTTCTACAAGTATCGGCGAATTCATCGATGTAATAGATGGTTGGAAGAAACCTGCTAGCATTAATGAAAAAAGAGTGTTCCTAAATTATACATTAAAAACCGCCAAATACACATTTGAGTCCCCCTTGCTCACAGCAGCAATCCTCTCCGGAGCAGGAAAGAAAGAACTCGCCCGCATTTCAAAAATGGCTATTCTTTTTGGTCAGGCGTTTCAGATTCAGGACGATATGCTCGGTGTCCTAGCTACAAGTAGAGAAATCGGAAAACCCATACTCTGCGATCTGGCAGAATCAAAAAAGACTTTACTAGTCTGTGAGACTTTTAAGAATTTAAATAGGAACGATAGATCAATCTTTAAAGACCTCTTAGAAAAGAAAACTAAAAATTATAAAGACCTAAAAAAATTCAGGTCCCTTCTAAAGAAATCCAGGGCTGACACCTACTGTCAAAATAAGATCAACTCTCTACTTAGGCAAGCATATTCAATCCTTTCCAAGTTAAAAATGAAAAAGAAATTTAAAGTGCTGCTTAGGAAATACCTAGGAAGTCTCTTCTTGAGAAACTAA
- the tatA gene encoding twin-arginine translocase TatA/TatE family subunit, whose translation MFRFGMGELIVILLIILLLFGAKKLPEIARALGKSIKEFKKAGKEIKEDVQEVTKGEDKDIS comes from the coding sequence ATGTTTAGATTTGGCATGGGCGAACTTATTGTAATCTTATTGATAATCTTGCTTCTATTCGGCGCTAAAAAACTACCAGAGATTGCTCGCGCCTTAGGAAAGTCAATTAAAGAATTCAAGAAGGCGGGCAAAGAAATAAAAGAAGACGTCCAAGAAGTGACAAAGGGAGAAGATAAGGATATCTCCTAA
- the tatC gene encoding twin-arginine translocase subunit TatC, which yields MNPKDSTNPDSLDKPLTLVGHLQELRSRVIKSIFCILICFVFIFSYAEDLLLFLVKPIGRLVFIAPQEAFTTNIKIVFLASLFLSSPFIIYQIWKFVSVGLMPRERKFVLIFGPLSFVFFILGAGFGYFIIVPIGLRFLLSFATEFIPAMITLSKYISFLATLVFAFAIVFQLPLISLFLTKIGIVTPRFLSEKRRHAVVFIFIIAAMLTPPDVITQILMALPLLFLYEIGIIFSKLVYHSA from the coding sequence ATGAATCCAAAAGATTCAACCAATCCAGATAGCTTAGATAAGCCACTTACGTTAGTAGGGCATTTGCAAGAATTAAGATCAAGGGTTATAAAGTCTATTTTTTGTATTTTAATCTGCTTTGTCTTTATTTTTAGTTATGCCGAAGATCTACTCTTGTTTTTGGTCAAGCCCATAGGCAGGCTTGTATTTATTGCTCCTCAGGAGGCCTTCACTACTAATATAAAGATCGTCTTTCTGGCAAGCTTATTTTTATCCTCGCCGTTTATAATCTATCAGATTTGGAAGTTTGTCTCTGTGGGTTTGATGCCGAGAGAAAGAAAATTCGTATTGATATTCGGACCATTATCCTTTGTTTTTTTTATACTTGGCGCCGGCTTCGGATATTTTATAATTGTTCCCATAGGTTTGAGATTTCTCCTTAGTTTTGCTACTGAATTTATACCTGCGATGATAACCTTAAGTAAATACATATCTTTTTTGGCAACTTTGGTTTTTGCTTTCGCCATAGTTTTTCAACTACCTTTAATAAGTCTGTTTCTTACCAAGATAGGCATAGTTACGCCTCGTTTCTTATCTGAGAAAAGAAGGCATGCAGTAGTATTTATTTTTATCATTGCCGCAATGCTTACGCCTCCGGATGTGATTACGCAGATTCTAATGGCCCTGCCCTTATTATTTTTGTATGAGATTGGGATTATTTTTTCTAAATTAGTATACCATTCAGCTTGA